The genome window TTTTACTGTAGGGGAGCTAGCACGTGGAGGTGCTGAATTTCTTATCGCAGTAGAAGTGAACTTGGTAACTGAAGAAGATGGAGATTTAGCTGGAGAAACTGATACAGTTGACGCGGCTGACAGAGTAGTTGGTCTACGAGTTGGAGTCGCAGCCCTGGATGTGGGTTTGTTCACTGGTGCAGGAGCAGCAGGTCTAGTTGGTGTTGAAGATCTTGCAGTAGACCTCGATGGAGGAGTAGAAGATCTTGCAGTAGACCTCGTCGTAGGAGTAGAAGATCTTGCAGTAGACATCGATGTAGGTGTAGCAGATCTTGCAGTAGGCCTCGATGTAGGTGTAGAAGATCTTGCAGGGGCTGCGGGCTTAGCTGAGGGCACGGAGGAACGGGTGGGTGTTGAAGAACGCAAGGGTCTAGATGCCATGGTAGCTGATGGTTTTGATGCAGTAGTAGACGAGGGTTTATAGGTTGAGGCTGATGTAGGTTTAGAGGCTGAGGCCAAAGTAGGGCGTCCAGTTGCTGTAGCAGGTCTTGATCCCAGACCACCAGAGGATGAGGGCCTTTGAACTCCTGTACTGGATGTATTTAACCCAGGAGCCAAAACTGACTGTCTAGATGTAAGGTTATTTCTTGTAGTAGGCTCCAGATCAGAATTTGCTAGCTAGAAGCACAGGTAACAATGAAAAAGACAGCAAGAAGTTATAAGTGTCAGTTTGGTGCATGCAAGCACATAAAATATTCCACAGAATTAAGGTGGTATCATGCACTTATTGGACTGATAAGAAATCTAAACCAGGAAATCTTGGCTGCGGAAGTCATCACATATAAATAGGCTAAATTTGTGACGAAAAGATTCAGACAACTTATCCTATtcatctatatatacatatacacatccAATGCAATAAATTTTTAACCAGCACCTACTaaacatgtatataaataatataatgcaataattttaataaagacTAGCAAGAAAAGCATAATTGCGCTTACTCTAGATTTCAATGCAGTTGGTCGAGCATTAGGAGTTCCAATCTCAATCATATTGGCTCTCTGTGATTCCATCTCTAGTGATGGAAAAAGAGGAGTGCCAGGAGGTGTCATAAGCCTGTAATACAAAACATCATAGCAATTATATCACATCAGATACAGATATTCAAGAATTAATGAAAATTAGTCTCAAATCCACCAACAGACATGTAGCAACAGAGACATATTGCTCTGGAATCACATGCTAATTGTACTTGTCAATTTGAAGAAGGCTATTTGGACTATCCAATTTAGTCTGACAATGTAAAAAAGATAATCTCATACTATAACATCAGCATGGATTGTGTGCGCGTGCACAGAGATTCCAAACAGGCCTCTATTATATAACTATTAACGTTCTAtccttttatatttaataatcacataacaatattatataattagagTCATAAACACACACCCCAACTTTCGATTTTACATCAGCTAAAATGGAGGTTTGCAAACTCTCATATAACAAATGCTAAACAGAatcctcaaaaaaaaaatatctccgCGGTATTCTTTATAGTGTCATAATTTGCATTATTTGTTTATGTCTCCAATATTATCTCTGCGCTTGTTGTCAATGGTTACAGATGAGGTTGTTACAAAGTTCTGCAGATAACTCAAAGAGGATATAAACGAAAACATAAAAGTGAGGACACGCCTTCATGCTCACTATAAAGCAACACACTTGAGGATATTAACTCCAGTTTTGGGTGCTGCATGAATCACGAAATTTGTTTATGTAACAGCAGTACAGCACAGAAACTTGTTAAGGTATTATCACTTAGTGATTATACATAAATGCAAAAAAAGTGAGGATGCACCATTATAAGTTCAAGAATACAACATACTAGGTTGGCAAAACTTTGGGGTTGAGAATTCAGCATTAATTAGGAAGCTTCTTCACTTAAAATTACAGACATTTTGTTAAGAAATCATCATTTCCTAAGCAAGGTCAATAGTTAACATAGAACAAGTACAAGAGACTAGCTATTTATCCTTCTAGGTTGAAAATTTAAGGAGTGACCATAAAAATAGTGCTCCTTATGTCATATTTAAGGAGAGGACTAAAAGTCTACTGAACTTGGTCTTAGTACTTTATCATTCAATACTTTTCATTTTAATCATCTATACATATTTGTGTCATATAGTATATTCATATGACATAAATTGCTTCTAAAACTTTGTATTATATATCTTGTGAGGACTCAAAATTAAACATTCTAGCCCATGAAACTAGTGAAAAGAAGCTGGTATATGTCTGCACATGTTCATCATTATCCACAGACTAGATATTTTAACATGTTAAATAAAACTTACTACCAATGGCACATCAGTATGCCATTATAGAAAATATTACTAGTAGCcagataaattaattttttttgtcgcATAGTAGCCagataacttaaaatattcataacCACCAAAATTTCACATCATATATGTTGGACAATTTCCGATAGTTACCAGTCATAATCATTTTTATCATTGTCAGAATTCAAAAACTCGTCTGCAGCGGTCTTTCTTGCTGGCGCAGGTGTGGCTGATGCGATATTAAATATAGGAGAACTTCCCGTCGTTAATCCTGGAAAGTAAATGAAATGTTGAAACTTAACGCCAAAAGCAGATGACAACAATTGCTCATAAAGTAATTTAAACTCAATGACCATAAAATGACAACAATTAGCTTTCATAATATTCAAACTCAACAACCGTAAATGCCAAGTACGAAGAACTTTTCACCTATAAAATTCAGTTGAACATATTAAGCTAAGACCAAAATTCTCTACTTTTCATGgtcaaaataagtaaaaaggGCAAAAGCTCCACATTTCTTTTACAATCAAGATTGCAACTTACATTCACAAGCGTCCAAACACAATAAGCAAGCCAATATGAAGAGCAACACAATTATACAAAACCACAACACGAACCCCAACTTCACgatttaaaacataaaatgaCTAAAACAAAGGTGTAGAATGATACCCAATGGAGCATCAAACTCATCTACATTGTGAATAAGAAGCATATCACTCTCCTTGTCTCGTTTCCGCATGTCGAGAAACAAAGCAAGCTCTTCTTCCTTGTCCCTCATAACAGATTCCCTCATTTGCTTCACAACTACAGCTTGCATTCCTCTCTCTGGAGCCCTAAAACTCCTATTCATTGCTAAAGTTCCAACCTTTAAGCACTAAAATCCCCAAATTTTCACTCAATTTGAACCCCACCACAACAAAACCCTAGCTTTTCATTCAAAAGCATCACTGAAATctcttatgaaatataaaaaaagaagcTACAGATCTAAAATGGAACTCAACAATTAAAATGAGAGTGAAAAAGAAGTCTTTTGtagttttgaaatatatgtgatgactgaaataagtaATGAACAAAACTAATAAATGCAAATGGAGTGGAGCATATGTAAAGAGTGAAAGGGAGAAAAGAAATGTGTGAATATACTTATGTTTTTAGAGAGAGAGTGGATGAGGGAATGTCTTGACAAACAGAAACAACATCATCATATATGGCAATATGGGTATGTAGATATAAATGTGTGTGTATTCAAatatggagagagagagagagagagagagagagatgagtgtTTTTTAAAACTTTGAATGATCAGAGGAAGAAGAGGGCAGTGGCAATGGCGGTAATAAATGATGAATTTAGTGTTATATTTGTCAGTAGATAAGAGATGTCGTTTTCAGATAAATGTGTGTGTACATGTGAAAATTTgaagtaggggtgagcaaaaaaaaccgaaaaaccgaaaccgagccgaaaaaccgaaaaaccacaccgaaaaaaaccgaaaccgagaaaaaccgaaaaaaaccgtagcctaaccgaaccgacggttaaccgaaccgacggttacggttttacccCAATAACCGAACCGAGAAACCGAACcgctaatattattttaaaatatttaatatatatatatatatatatatatattttgaaatcatattattttaaaatatttaatatatatatttatttattctataTAGATTTATGTGCTACTaactatatacatttatattttttttaatagatgATCAGTGCATTAGTGATTACTAGTTATCGATTCCCTTGTATCAAGATGGGGTCTGCAGGTCAGGTTTCACCCGATTATTGTCACCATTTGCCAATGTGTAGTAACAAAGCTAACGTGTGGTAACAAAAAATGTAGTCTAGTCCCTGTGTCTTGAGTTTTCAAGTTTTACAAGAAAAAGTTTGTTCAATCTTGCCATCcttttaatgatttaatatcaatatgttCACTgcctttaattaatttttgcacTGTTAATAtgacttttataatttttatcgatgttaatatgatatttataattttttattagcatGATATTCAAGAGAATAaactattaaatttgaaaaccgaaaaaaaccgaaaccgacaaacggttaaccgaaccgaaaaaaaccgttccgaacggttcggttacggttaatacctagaaaccgaaccgaaccgacatacacggtttggtaacggtttttggtaaaaaccgaaccgaaccgacccgtgcacacccctaATTTGAAGTTTTGTGCTCCAGTGATGTTATTGATGAGGAAATCGTATCTGTTTGAGGATACCATGTTGCTATCATCTGCTCTCTTTGTTAGAGTATCGGTGGTTGTTACTGAGAGCAACTCTAATTCAATGTTATACTTTGTTctattgttactccctccgtcccaatgaattgtatacagtttcctttttgggacgtcccatcaattgtatacattccaaaagtagtaaacttttataatataaaacatcattacaccaactattttcttccactatctccattctataataatataaacactattacaaccactactttcctccactatctcaaatttattattaaatataaatgggtcccaccaatatacccacttttcatccaactttccTCATTTCTTAcccaatttcttggtctccgtgtcccagccatttgtatacaaatgactgggacggagggagtatattatagtattaaaataaaaaaaattcaactccaaaaaggtgctatatttggatgcatccatgcatagatgcatccttggttctatatttgaaaccaaggatggatccatccatgttgccacatcatcaataactaGAAATTGGAGGTAAAAGTTAAGTAAAAGTTATAGAAGTTAGGTAAAAattaatgagttggttaaatttgaaactagttataaaacttagcattggagtgcaagttttattttagcatcaaaaaacactttttggtgctataatatagcaatagcaatagatatatagcatctagtaTTGGACTTACTCTACGGATTTTAGataaattcatattaaaattaaattttctgtgtcctatttaattatatatatattttattgtttagtATTTGACATGTATTTCaggttttttataaaatattgtttcgaaaaaaaacttttttataaaatatatttcttataaatttttttaagaaattttctttttgaacaaaaatatagatgttatatttatattaaattttttaaaaaataagttacaaaataatattttacggGAGTATTAAGCGTCCTTGTTttctgttaggaatcaataatttttgatgataacataaacattttgtaacatgtcttacttagaatctttatcaaatttcagttgtaattgttacatttcttgtctttgggaattatcaacggatgggtagaataggatggctaattgtaaatatccaatgccatgtaattttatctaagtgaaggatattcaactgatgagatgtaactgttcaactgatgaagactggatgatgtttcaactgatgaaaatcaagcattcaactgaagacaaagtgttcgacggatgatgctgaggaattcaactgatgagactggaacagcattcaactgatggagtttgtaattcattcaactgatgagccaggcattcaactgataaagtcaagagcagttgaaagcaaccagaactttcaactgatgaagcaaagagcagttgaaagtgactagagcttaagtctgacaaatcacatggatcgaattacactaaaatagacatggaagccgaattaggaaaataaagaagaagcagaaacatacttatctcatgcagtgcaatctggatcaaatcaaggtgatggtcaaagatgaagacatctcagaaagcatgcataagacaaagttgtgcagcattgtttttagattagagtgcattttgtaatctagctaaaagctttgtaaaacttggagtatataaccaagttagtagcatcagttgaacttgttcaaattacttgagagaaaaatctgagagttagaacttgtttgagtgatgaaccagcagctgtgcgaattgtaaaacaatccacagattcttctatataaaatctcacgggtggatcattcaatccacccgtatttttaatacttggtgtttttctgtttattgtgttcttagtgtattgttcttgaatcttttaaatttgtaaaagattgtattcaaccccccccccttctacaatctttctcatagtttgtgtaaaataacaattggtatcagagccaggttcccaacaaacagggaaaaagatcaacactgctagagaaagatgggaaagaaggatgctggagtgaagattcctgttcttgacaaagacaactattttcactggaaagtgagaatgcatctgcatctgttgtccattgatgaaagctatgtgaactgtattgaaaaaggacctcatgtccccatgaaggtctgcacaagtatgggagctgatggtgaagacatggtaggtaagatgattccaaaacctatccatgaatattctcaagaagatactgaagaagtgcacaaggacaagaaaaccatgaatcttctgttcaatggtttggatcaagaaatgattgatagtgttattagctgcacgagtgccaaagaagtttgggacaccatcaggaccatctgtgaagggaatgagcaagtgagagaaaacaagatgcagcttctgattcaacaatatgagtcattccatttcaaggctggtgaaagtttgagtgatacatttaacagatttcaaaaactgttaaatggtctaaagctctttggtagagtatatcaagttaaggattcaaacttgaaattcttaagagctcttcctaaagaatggaagcccatgacagtctctctcagaaatacacaagagtttaaagactatactctagagagactgtatggaaccttaaaaacttatgagcttgaaatggagcaagatgaagaaattgagaaaagccaaaagaaagggcattcatctgtggctctagttgcatctctggaggatactgtcaaggacaagggaaagtctcaagttgaagaaactgagaagttggtcaaagaggagagctcagagtcaagcaaaggaagaagaaaggagaaagaagtagctgattctggtgaagaaagtgatggaattgatgaacatctagccttcctgtcaagaagattctccaaactaaaattcaaaaagaattttaattctgcaaaatcttttaaaggcaatcccaagtctgatagaagcatggtagacagatcaaaattcaagtgcttcaactgtgggaatgcaggtcactttgcaaatgagtgcagaaagcctaaagttgagaagaagtcaagtgaaaacattgactacaaaaagaaatattatgaacttctcaaacaaaaggaaagagaattcatcacaaaggatgattgggcagctggagatgattctgatgaagaggaggagtttgtcaatctagctctaatggccaactccacagatcaagaagagaacactggaagcagtagtcaggtattcactacaaacttagttgagttaactaaggatgaatgcaatgctactattaatgaaatgtctacagaattatatcatttgcatgtttctttaaaatctcttactaaggaaaatagtagaattaaggaagctaacacctttcttagtgatagaaacagtgccttagaagctcaatttattgagtttgagaagctgaaaattgagtgtcagacagccaaggatgatctcttggttgttctgaaaagagaagagatcataagaaagcagcttgataaggaacaagagattattgccaaatggaaatctggtagggatgtttccaccaatatcatcaacatgcaaggtagagagacctttgtagagaatgagtggaagaggaataagaaagtgcttgagatatctgggaacagttcaggtgatgagaatactgatgatgatcatcagttgaagaacaaagtctcaactgatgagagtcatcagttgaacaaaaactcatcagttgacaagagtgttctcaagaagcttaacaagaaatatggtcctgttaaaaagaattttgttaaaggtgagaatagttcttctgagaccagtgatagtgttaataacactcttcattccagtaacaagaacaagaagaagttggatactagtgagcataaatctgaggagactaaaaagaagaaaggaaatagaaatggcaaaataggagttaacaagcacaccaattacactcccaatgctagtgctcttaggaaaacctgcagtaagtgtggtagtgtaaatcatttatctgctaattgtaaaactgtggttgctcctaatttatccttgcctattcctatgacatctgttcctcacatgaatttatctgctatgaatatgatgcctggtttattgcctcacaatccttattctcagcctaacatgccatatatgttcaatccttatttcaatgcctttaacatgcctcaatttcattcaaacttgcatggaatgaacaatttatgcatgtctcaaaggcctgtgtttgaaaacagagttgatgttccaatttctcaaccaaaaccaaagattgaaccaattcaatccaaggaaaaggttgagaaagtggaaaaggctgctaagactaacaaatctggacccaaagcaatttgggtaccaaaatcaacttgatctgtttgtaaaatgtgtgcagggaaaccacaagaagaatttgtggtacttggatagtggatgctccaggcacatgactgttgattcctccctgctcacaaagtttgtggagaaagctggccctagcattacctttggagatgacagcaaaggatatactatgggatatggcttgattgcaaaagagaatgtcatcattgatgaagttgcattggtgtctggtcttaagcacaacttgcttagcatcagtcagctctgtgacaaaggttacaaagtcaatttcactcctgcagcctgtgttgtcaccaaaggagatgacaacaatgtggttctgattggacaaagaaaaggaaatgtgtatgtagctgacttcaattctgtcaagtctgaatctatcacttgccttctcagcaaagcaagctcagatgacagttggctatggcataagagattgtctcatctaaatttcaaaaccttgaatgagttagtaaagaaggacttggtaagaggtctacccaagctggaattctccaaagatggattatgtggagcctgtcagctaggaaagcaaaagagaagctctttcaaaagcaaaactctttcatcaattatgaagccccttcagctcttgcatatggatttgtttggaccagtcaacatcatgtctatttcaaagaagaaatattgcctagtgattgttgatgatttttcaaaattcacttggactttcttcctgcattctaaggatgaagctgggaaaatcatcatcaatcatatcaaggcattaaacaacaatccagatgtcaaagttggaaggataagaagtgacaatggaacagaattcaagaactctgtgatgaaagaattttgtgaagaagagggaattattcatgagttctctgcaccaagaactccacaacaaaatggtgttgttgaaaggaaaaatagaactcttattgaggctgcaagaaccatgattaatgaagctcaacttccaacctatttttgggctgaagctgtgaacactgcttgtttcactcaaaacatttcactaattaccaaacctcataatctaactccctttcaactcttcaaaggaaagaagccaacaattagctttcttcatgtatttggatgcaagtgttatgttctaagaaatcaaggtgaaaatcttggaaaatttgaggccaaggcagatgaagctatttttgttggatactctgatggaaaatcatttagagtatataatctgagaaccaacattgttatggaatcaatccatgtagtttttgatgataagaagattcaaggattctcagatgaaggatttcatgataatctcagatttgagaatgaaggtgaaggtgatctgtatgacagtgatgatgatgatgacattattcaaaatgttggaattaatcctggaattaatattccaactgatgactctctggtgcaagaaacaactgctattggaaactcaactgaagcatcagttgaaactacattggaaggatcagttgaaacatctcaaggatcatcagttgaaagaatgtctcaaagtttcaatcagtctagaaataatgagatgtcaaatttagggggagctttccaacatggaaacctgaacttcaataatgaagccacatcatcaagacaatcacttccaccacaaagaaagtggacaagggatcatccttttgagctaattattggagatgcaaatgcatctgtacaaacaagaagagcaactcaagatgagtgtttgtatagtgcattcctttcacaggatgaacctaaagtcatagaagatgctctcaaagatgctgattgggttcttgctatgcaagaagaattaaatcaatttgagagaaacaatgtatggaagctggtacccaaacctaaaaacagaacaattgtaggaacaaggtgggtattcagaaacaaggtggatgag of Daucus carota subsp. sativus chromosome 3, DH1 v3.0, whole genome shotgun sequence contains these proteins:
- the LOC108193700 gene encoding uncharacterized protein LOC108193700 isoform X2, producing MNRSFRAPERGMQAVVVKQMRESVMRDKEEELALFLDMRKRDKESDMLLIHNVDEFDAPLGLTTGSSPIFNIASATPAPARKTAADEFLNSDNDKNDYDWLMTPPGTPLFPSLEMESQRANMIEIGTPNARPTALKSRLANSDLEPTTRNNLTSRQSVLAPGLNTSSTGVQRPSSSGGLGSRPATATGRPTLASASKPTSASTYKPSSTTASKPSATMASRPLRSSTPTRSSVPSAKPAAPARSSTPTSRPTARSATPTSMSTARSSTPTTRSTARSSTPPSRSTARSSTPTRPAAPAPVNKPTSRAATPTRRPTTLSAASTVSVSPAKSPSSSVTKFTSTAIRNSAPPRASSPTVKPRPWNPLDMPGFSHDVPPNLRTSLSDRPTSATRGRPGAPSVRSSSIDPAPNGRIRRQSCSPSRGRPPNGINYNCGSSVPALNRAYAKAHDNVSPVMYGTKMVERVINMRKLAPPKQDDKHSPRSNLSGKSSSPDSSGFGRNFSKKSMDMAIRHMVQFSLSLSHSLSHGYKAYGHTAKHSRKSTTINDQYSCFLHV
- the LOC108193700 gene encoding uncharacterized protein LOC108193700 isoform X1, which produces MNRSFRAPERGMQAVVVKQMRESVMRDKEEELALFLDMRKRDKESDMLLIHNVDEFDAPLGLTTGSSPIFNIASATPAPARKTAADEFLNSDNDKNDYDWLMTPPGTPLFPSLEMESQRANMIEIGTPNARPTALKSRLANSDLEPTTRNNLTSRQSVLAPGLNTSSTGVQRPSSSGGLGSRPATATGRPTLASASKPTSASTYKPSSTTASKPSATMASRPLRSSTPTRSSVPSAKPAAPARSSTPTSRPTARSATPTSMSTARSSTPTTRSTARSSTPPSRSTARSSTPTRPAAPAPVNKPTSRAATPTRRPTTLSAASTVSVSPAKSPSSSVTKFTSTAIRNSAPPRASSPTVKPRPWNPLDMPGFSHDVPPNLRTSLSDRPTSATRGRPGAPSVRSSSIDPAPNGRIRRQSCSPSRGRPPNGINYNCGSSVPALNRAYAKAHDNVSPVMYGTKMVERVINMRKLAPPKQDDKHSPRSNLSGKSSSPDSSGFGRNFSKKSMDMAIRHMDIRRNIPGNLRPLMTNIPASSMYSVRSGPAPRSRPVSVLDSPLATSSTASSEVSVNNNAFCVDASELDGVINSERGIYPLPV